Genomic DNA from Fibrobacter sp. UWB10:
CCAATCATAGCCCCCGTCGGGTTAGAAGATTCCACCCAGACCGAGAACATGAAATACTTGTCACGAGTCCATTCGGCGACATTGCCCGACATATCGAAAATGCCCCAAGCATTGGACTTTTTGCTACTTACCGGCTGCGGGCCATATCCCGGATTCTTTTTGCCCAGGCTATAAGAGTTGGCCTTGTAAATAGCGTACACAGCTGGATTCGGGTCTTCGTCGAGATTCCAGAGAGCGCCTTCGTTATTGTCGGCGCGGCCAGCAAATTCCCACTGAGCTTCGGTCGGCAGGTCTCCACCTAATTCCTTGCAGAAAGCCTGAGCGTCGTGCCAGGTAATGTTATGCACCGGGTGGCGAGCGCCCGTAAAGGTCGAGCGGTCCTCTATACGTTCCTTCGCATCTTTCTTGTCCATCACATCTTTGAAGAACTGCTGAGTCACTTCGGTCGTGTGGATTGCATACGGAGAAAGCGAGACAATCTTGCCCTTGTAGCGGAACGAGCCAGAATCAATCAAGGCCACCGTACCGCGGTCCCTGTCGCGCACAACGCGCGGAACCTTCATGGAAACATCGAGCAAAACGCCACTATTGTCTTCCTGTTTGATTTTTGCCCTCGGTTCTTGCACCTTATGGGCAGGTTCATCAATCGGGCGGTTCAGCCATTCCTGGACTTCGGGGTCATCGTAAATGTACGCCGGAAGTTCAAAGGAACCATAACTCTTGACAGGCTTGTCCTTCACAAACAATTCAAACTTTTGATAGCGGTAATGGTGGCGACCTTTCAAGTCCCCTTCATGGTAAATCCACACCGGCTTGTTTCTTTCGATAGAGAAGAAGGCGCGAGAAGGAGAATTCTTGAGCAGGGCCAAGAGCGAATCGGCCGTATAACCTTCGACATTACCCACCCAGGAAACATCGTAGCGGTCTCCCTGTCGGCCATAATTAATGCGGACAGCCTTCATTTTGCAGACGCGCTTTGTCTTCGGTGCAGGCGGTTCCGCCGGAGCAACCACAGAATCCTTGGCGCTAGAATCCTTTACCGCCTTCTTTTGGGCAGCAGCCTTGGCAATGGAATCCTGTTTCAGCGCGGCCAGGGTCGCGGCAGAATCAATCACGTCTTCGCAAGCGTTTTCGTCGTAAACAGGGTCAATCGCAGTCGGAACCAAAGATACACGATGCGGGATTTTCTCCAGGCTATCAATTTTATGGCGAAGGGCAACGTTTACGACACTCGCTGAGCCCATTCTATTCATGCGCCAATAGAGTTTGGCTTCGTCACGTTTGCCTTCGTAGCGCTTTCGGTACTGGATATAGACACTATCGTCTGCGGCCACCCCGAGATACAGAGGCTTATGGAGTTTCGGATAAATCTTGTCAAATTCATTCGTGTCGACTTTTTCGACCGAGGCCTGAACTTCGCGAGAAAGAATATCGAACAGGTGTTCGGTTTCTTCGAGAGTCTTGGCAACGGAAACGGCATGCAAAGTAACAGAAGTGGTAGCCCTGACCTTGGACGCAGTGTCTACAACCGGCATTTGCGGTTTAAGCTCTACCAAAGAGCCTCCCGGAACAGAAACTGCATCGACATACGGCAGGTGATTCGGAGCCGAGAACGAGAATGCGTACATGCCCGCTTCAACCGGGTAAACAAGCGGAGCCACTTCCTTCATCGGGACTGACAGCGAAGTCGCTTCCCAGCCCTTGGCCGGAGACTTGATAGCAATGATTCCCGGGCGAGCAGTTTCCTGAATAGTTTGCCATTGGCCGTTTCTTCTAAAATAAAGTTTCGGAACGCGCGGAGAATAAAGGTAATTCTTGTCAAAATAAATGTCCGCTTCGTCCTGGAACGCTCTAGAAGTCTGAGAACCATAGAAACGCAGAAGCATAACTTCGGCCGGCTTCAGATAATTATCAGCCAAGCTGAAGGCATGGAGTTTTTCAAAATTAGTGGGATTTACCGGACCAGAGAACCACAGATATTCCTTGGGGCCCTTTTTATGGCGCAAGAACATAATGTTCGTGCGGAGGGGAACCATCGGGGATTCCGACAAAATCAGGTTTTCGTTCTTAACAATTGCCATATTGGCAATTGGCTCCATCAAAGCACCTTCCTTGAACATTGTCGGGGCAACTCTGAAATTCTTGTCGCTATCGGCCAACGTCATAATCGGCAACAGCAACAAAAGCGGAAGCAAACGAGTAAAGGACATATCTTCTCCTGTATTCTATCTAATTGAAATATAAAAACATTTCATTATTTTCACACAAAAGAGCGCCCTTTAGACTTCGTTCGTTCCCATATTAAGTAAATACCCGCCATTTTCACCACCAACAGGGCCAAGTTCCACCTTCCAATCCGCAAGGCGAATAATGTCCGGATGGTGTTCGATGACTATGACCGTGTCGCCGCGGGCAGAAAGTTTGCGCAACATGTTCCAGAGAATCTGAATATCCTTGAGGTGGAGTCCTGTAGTCGGCTCGTCGAGCAGGTAAACCATTTCCTGGGCGGGTTTGCGGGCAAGTTCCGCAGCCAATTTCAGGCGCTGGGATTCGCCGCCGCTGAGCGTCGTCACAGATTGTCCGAGTTTCACGTACGGGAGACCCACATCGCGCAGGCATTCCAGCTTCGGCAAAATTTTCGGTTGATCCTTGAAGAACTCGCAGGCTTCGGCCACGCGCATGTCGAGCACGTCGGCGATATTCTTGCCCTTGAAAGTCACGGTGAGGGTTTCCTGATTGTAGCGCTTGCCGCCGCAAACATCGCAGACTTCCCACACATCCGAAAGGAAGTGCATTTCTACCGAGATGGCGCCGCGGCCTTCGCAGGCCTCGCAGCGGCCGCGAGCCAAGTTGTAGCTGAAGCGGCCATAGTCGAAGCCTTTCAACTTGGCTTGCGGCAGTTTGGCGAATAGCTTGCGTATGTCGTCAAACACGCCAGTGAAACTCGCGGGCGTGCTGCGAGGAGTTCCCGAAATCGGGCTTTGGTCAACAAGCAAGACTTCACCGTTCTGCTTCTTGCGACCGCGGGCCTGGAATTTCTTTTTGAGGCGCGGGAAGATTTCGTCCATGACCATGGAACTCTTGCCCGAGCCAGACACACCGCAGACCACGCTAATGGCGCCCTTCGGGAATTTTACAGACAAATTCTTAAGGTTATTGTGGTTCAACTTTTCGAATTCGTAGAATTCCGTAGAATCGGTAATGGGCTTTGCCGCAATCTCGTTTGCCATCGGGATGGTATGCGTCAGGTACTTGACCGTCTCGCTACGCGGGAATTGCTGCAAGGCATAAGGCTTGGAAAGCTGTTCCGGAGAACCTTCGGCAACGACTTCACCGCCGAACTCGCCCGCCGCCGGGCCCATATCGATAATATGGTCCGCCGCCTGCATCATCTTCATATCATGTTCCACCACGACAAGTGTATTGCCGAGATCGCGCAAACGGTAAAGCGTGTTAAGCAACATAGCGGTATCGCTTTCGTGCAAACCTACCGTAGGTTCATCAAGCACGTAGAGCACGCCTTCGAGGCCGCTACCAATCTGGCTAGCCAAGCGAATGCGCTGAGATTCACCGCCGGAGAGCGTGTCACCCGCGCGGTCGAGGCCAATATAGCCGAGCCCCACGCCCTTCAAGAAGTTGAGACGCCCGACAATTTCGCGGAGCAAGGGTTCCGCGACCGTCATCTTACCATCGGGATTCTTGTCTTTTCCGAAATTGTCGCGTTTGAAGTTTTCGTTGCTGAACCATTCGAGCGCCTGGGCGATACTCATGTGGTTCACATCCATAATGTTCTTGTCACCGATGCGAACCGCCAAATATTCCGGCTTCAAGCGTTCGCCGTGACAATCCGGGCAAACTTCGCCATCTTTAAAGTGGCCAAGGCCAAGGCAGGTTTCGCAGGCACCCCAGTGCGTGTTGAAACTGAAGTGTTTCGGGTTCAGCGCCGAATCCATGTACCAGCCGCAATCGGGGCAGCCCGGTTTTTCGGAGCAAGCGAGGCGTCCACCCTTCTCGTCTTCTACATACAGGATTCCGTTGCCGTCGCGGTAGCCGCGTTCAAATGCTTCCACCAAGCGGGCACGATTGTCTTCTTTCACCACAACCGTATCGACGACAGCGAACAACTGCTTTTCGCGGGTCGGGATTTTCGGCAGCGGGAGTTCCACCAGTTTATCGCCGAGGTAAACCTTGCGGTAACCCTTCTCAGTGAGAATTTTCGAAAGTTTCAGCACGTCCTTGATTTCGAACGGGGCAAGGACGGTCACCTTCTTGTTCAAGTCGCGATCGAAGGCGTATTGCATCAGGTCGCCCGCGCTGTACGAAGACACGGGCTTCCCGCATTTCAAGCAATGCGGGGTGCCGACCCTCGCCCAGAAAATGCGGAAGTAGTCATAGATTTCGGTGAGGGTCGCCACCGTAGAGCGCGGGCTCTTGCTCGCACTCTTCTGGTCGATAGCAATTGCCGGCGCGAGGCCCGAAATAGAATCGATGCTTCCGTGATCAGGGCGTCCGAGGAATCGGCGAGCATACGTACTCAACGTTTCCACAAAGCGACGCTGGCCTTCGCTAAAGAGCGTATGGAAAGCGAGGCTCGACTTACCGGAGCCCGAAACGCCTGTCACCACCGTGAGCTTGTGCCGCGGAATCGTGACGTCAATGTTCTTGAGGTTATGCTTGCGGGCGCCATGTACCTCGATATCCAGCGACAAGTCTTCGCCGCCCTTGAGCGTACGATCAAAATGATGATTTTCACCATGCTTTTTCGCAAGCACCGGCGCAAGGTACTTACCCGTCTCGGACTTTTTGCATTTCGCAATCTGCTCCGGCGTTCCCGTCGCAATGATTTTACCACCGTGAACACCCGCATCTGGGCCCAAATCGATAATCCAGTCGGCGCATTTAATCACGTCCAGATTGTGTTCGATAATCACGACGCTATTGCCGAGACCGCGCAGGCGATTCAAGCAATCCATGAGCTTGCGGATATCTTCAAAATGCAAGCCCGTCGTCGGTTCGTCGAGCAGGTAGAGCGTCTTGCCGGTACCCGGGCGACGGAGTTCCGACGCAATCTTGATACGCTGCGCTTCACCGCCACTGAGCGTTGTCGAAGGCTGGCCCAAAGTCAAGTAGCCAAGGCCCACTTCCACCAGCAAGTTCAGCGGTTCTGCAATCTTCGAAATATCCTTGAAGAATTCCGCCGCATCCGCAATGCTCATATCCAAAATTTCAGAAACGTTCTTGCCCTTGTAATAAACTTCGCGAGTAGCATCGTTAAAGCGCTTGCCGCCGCACACCTCGCAAGTCACCTGCACACTCGGCAAAATATGCATATCCACGATTTTCACGCCCGCGCCTTCGCAGGCATCACAGCGGCCGCCCTTCACGTTAAAGCTGAAACGGCTCTTGCTGTAACCGCGAATCTTGCTTTCTTCCATGCTGGCGAAAAGGTCGCGCACATCGTCCCAAATCTTGGTATACGTCGCCGGATTGCTTCGCGGTGTGCGGCCAATCGGCGTCTGGTCGATTTCAATCACCTTGTCGATATTTTCGAGACCTTCGAGGTGATCGAACTTGCCGACCGGTTCTTCGGAATTGAAGAACACGCGGGCCAATTCGCGGCGCAGAATCTGATTAATCAGCGTACTCTTACCGGAGCCCGAAACGCCCGTCACCACCGTCAGCGCACCGTCCAGCGGGATTTCCACATCAATATTCTTCAGGTTGTTTTCGGCGGCACCGCAAATCTTGAGCTTCGGCGTATTCTTGTCAATCTTCTTGCGGGTCGCAGGAATTTCAATTGCCTTACGGCCGCTCAAATAAGCGCCCGTCAGCGAAGCCTTATTCTTTTCCAGCTCTTCGACAGTTCCCGCCGCAATCACGCGACCGCCTTCCACGCCGGCACCCGGCCCCACGTCAATCACGCAGTCCGCATGGCGCATGGTGTCTTCGTCGTGTTCCACGATAATCAGGGAGTTACCCTGCGCCCTCAAATGCTCCAACATCCCGAGCAGTTTATCGTTATCGCGGGGGTGGAGCCCGATGCTCGGCTCGTCAAGCACGTAAAGCACACCCTGCAAGCCGGCGCCCACAGCGCTTGCAAGCCTGATTCGTTGCGCTTCACCACCCGAAAGCGTGGACGCCTTGCGGTTGATGGTCAAGTACCCCAGCCCCACCGCATTCAAGAACGAAAGTCGCCCGCGAATTTCCTTCAGAATTTCCTTGCCGATTCGCTTTTCCTTTTCGGACAAGTCAATCTTATTGAAGAAATCCACCGACTTCTCGACGGACCATTCCGTCATCTCGGTCAGATTCACACCATGGAACGTGACCGCATTCGCCGTGCGGTTGATTCGCGTACCGTGACATTCAGGGCAAACGCCAATCTGCATGTACTTGCGGAAATGGTAAATGTGCCACATGTCCCACAGTTCCTGCATAATCGGGATGATGCCGCGCTCTGATTCACTCGGCGTGCCGTATAAGACGGCATCCTGCTGCGCCTTCTTAAGCTTATTCCACGGCGTATCCAGCGAAAAGTGCATTTCGTTGGCGATATTACGCAAGTTGCGACGACCGAAATCGCTAAAAATCAGATTGCCATCGTCCTTCTTGATGGTGGCAATACAGCCGTCCTTAATAGACTTCGTCTTGTCCGGGATAATCAAGTCCAAATCAAACTTGTAACTCTCCCCCATGCCTTTACAAGCGGGGCAGCGGCCCTTGGGGTCGTTAAAGCTAAAGAATCGCGGTTCCAGTTCTGGAATAGAAATTCCGCACTTGGGGCAAGCGAGCAATGTGCCCTGCAGGCGATATTCTTCCTTTGCATCTCCGGCGCCATCCTTGCCCGAACCGCCCGCGGCCAGCAAGAAACTCACCAACTTTCCGTCGGTCAGTTTCAAAGCGCCTTCCAGCGCTTCGCGCAAACGGCTCATGTTCTTGCGCTCCAGCGTCAAGCGGTCAATCACCGCTTCAATGGTATGCTTCTCGTAACGCACCAGCGCGGGGACATCTTCCAAACGGTAAATCGTGCCGTCCACGCGGGCACGCACAAAGCCATTTTCCTTGAGTTCAGCCAATTCCTTGCGGTATTCGCCCTTGCGCTCCTGCACAATCGGCGCCATCACCGTAATCTGCTTGCCCTCGTCACTCACATACAAATTATCGACAATCTGATCTACTGTCTGCGCTTGGATGACGCGCCCGCAATCAGGGCAATGCGGCACACCTAGGCGCGCAAAAAGCAGACGATAATGGTCCAAGATTTCCACCACCGTACCCACCGTAGAACGCGGGTTACGGTTCACCGTCTTCTGGTCAATCGAAATCGTCGGCGAAATGCCGCGCACGCTTTCTACCTCAGGGTGCTTCATGCGGCCTATGAACTGGCGCGCGTACGCCGAAAGCGATTCCACAAAGCGACGCTGACCTTCCTGGAACACCGTATCAAACGCAAGGCTCGACTTGCCCGAACCCGACACACCGGTCACCACCACAATAGAATCGCGGGGAATAGAAAGGTTC
This window encodes:
- a CDS encoding formylglycine-generating enzyme family protein gives rise to the protein MSFTRLLPLLLLLPIMTLADSDKNFRVAPTMFKEGALMEPIANMAIVKNENLILSESPMVPLRTNIMFLRHKKGPKEYLWFSGPVNPTNFEKLHAFSLADNYLKPAEVMLLRFYGSQTSRAFQDEADIYFDKNYLYSPRVPKLYFRRNGQWQTIQETARPGIIAIKSPAKGWEATSLSVPMKEVAPLVYPVEAGMYAFSFSAPNHLPYVDAVSVPGGSLVELKPQMPVVDTASKVRATTSVTLHAVSVAKTLEETEHLFDILSREVQASVEKVDTNEFDKIYPKLHKPLYLGVAADDSVYIQYRKRYEGKRDEAKLYWRMNRMGSASVVNVALRHKIDSLEKIPHRVSLVPTAIDPVYDENACEDVIDSAATLAALKQDSIAKAAAQKKAVKDSSAKDSVVAPAEPPAPKTKRVCKMKAVRINYGRQGDRYDVSWVGNVEGYTADSLLALLKNSPSRAFFSIERNKPVWIYHEGDLKGRHHYRYQKFELFVKDKPVKSYGSFELPAYIYDDPEVQEWLNRPIDEPAHKVQEPRAKIKQEDNSGVLLDVSMKVPRVVRDRDRGTVALIDSGSFRYKGKIVSLSPYAIHTTEVTQQFFKDVMDKKDAKERIEDRSTFTGARHPVHNITWHDAQAFCKELGGDLPTEAQWEFAGRADNNEGALWNLDEDPNPAVYAIYKANSYSLGKKNPGYGPQPVSSKKSNAWGIFDMSGNVAEWTRDKYFMFSVWVESSNPTGAMIGSSKVYKGGSWKDKEDDLNLTERDDEDPRYWSDAIGFRCAFPRNLFEGK
- the uvrA gene encoding excinuclease ABC subunit UvrA, with the translated sequence MTKSIEIRDAHEHNLRHVNLSIPRDSIVVVTGVSGSGKSSLAFDTVFQEGQRRFVESLSAYARQFIGRMKHPEVESVRGISPTISIDQKTVNRNPRSTVGTVVEILDHYRLLFARLGVPHCPDCGRVIQAQTVDQIVDNLYVSDEGKQITVMAPIVQERKGEYRKELAELKENGFVRARVDGTIYRLEDVPALVRYEKHTIEAVIDRLTLERKNMSRLREALEGALKLTDGKLVSFLLAAGGSGKDGAGDAKEEYRLQGTLLACPKCGISIPELEPRFFSFNDPKGRCPACKGMGESYKFDLDLIIPDKTKSIKDGCIATIKKDDGNLIFSDFGRRNLRNIANEMHFSLDTPWNKLKKAQQDAVLYGTPSESERGIIPIMQELWDMWHIYHFRKYMQIGVCPECHGTRINRTANAVTFHGVNLTEMTEWSVEKSVDFFNKIDLSEKEKRIGKEILKEIRGRLSFLNAVGLGYLTINRKASTLSGGEAQRIRLASAVGAGLQGVLYVLDEPSIGLHPRDNDKLLGMLEHLRAQGNSLIIVEHDEDTMRHADCVIDVGPGAGVEGGRVIAAGTVEELEKNKASLTGAYLSGRKAIEIPATRKKIDKNTPKLKICGAAENNLKNIDVEIPLDGALTVVTGVSGSGKSTLINQILRRELARVFFNSEEPVGKFDHLEGLENIDKVIEIDQTPIGRTPRSNPATYTKIWDDVRDLFASMEESKIRGYSKSRFSFNVKGGRCDACEGAGVKIVDMHILPSVQVTCEVCGGKRFNDATREVYYKGKNVSEILDMSIADAAEFFKDISKIAEPLNLLVEVGLGYLTLGQPSTTLSGGEAQRIKIASELRRPGTGKTLYLLDEPTTGLHFEDIRKLMDCLNRLRGLGNSVVIIEHNLDVIKCADWIIDLGPDAGVHGGKIIATGTPEQIAKCKKSETGKYLAPVLAKKHGENHHFDRTLKGGEDLSLDIEVHGARKHNLKNIDVTIPRHKLTVVTGVSGSGKSSLAFHTLFSEGQRRFVETLSTYARRFLGRPDHGSIDSISGLAPAIAIDQKSASKSPRSTVATLTEIYDYFRIFWARVGTPHCLKCGKPVSSYSAGDLMQYAFDRDLNKKVTVLAPFEIKDVLKLSKILTEKGYRKVYLGDKLVELPLPKIPTREKQLFAVVDTVVVKEDNRARLVEAFERGYRDGNGILYVEDEKGGRLACSEKPGCPDCGWYMDSALNPKHFSFNTHWGACETCLGLGHFKDGEVCPDCHGERLKPEYLAVRIGDKNIMDVNHMSIAQALEWFSNENFKRDNFGKDKNPDGKMTVAEPLLREIVGRLNFLKGVGLGYIGLDRAGDTLSGGESQRIRLASQIGSGLEGVLYVLDEPTVGLHESDTAMLLNTLYRLRDLGNTLVVVEHDMKMMQAADHIIDMGPAAGEFGGEVVAEGSPEQLSKPYALQQFPRSETVKYLTHTIPMANEIAAKPITDSTEFYEFEKLNHNNLKNLSVKFPKGAISVVCGVSGSGKSSMVMDEIFPRLKKKFQARGRKKQNGEVLLVDQSPISGTPRSTPASFTGVFDDIRKLFAKLPQAKLKGFDYGRFSYNLARGRCEACEGRGAISVEMHFLSDVWEVCDVCGGKRYNQETLTVTFKGKNIADVLDMRVAEACEFFKDQPKILPKLECLRDVGLPYVKLGQSVTTLSGGESQRLKLAAELARKPAQEMVYLLDEPTTGLHLKDIQILWNMLRKLSARGDTVIVIEHHPDIIRLADWKVELGPVGGENGGYLLNMGTNEV